The Maridesulfovibrio sp. genomic sequence CCGCGATATTCTTGGTGATTTTTCTTCAAAGCTGATCCGTCTGCAGGATCACGCTGCTGTTGGCAGTAAAAAATAATAAGCTGAAAATTGGGGGGAATCTGGGCAGTGCATGACATTCTTTATGTTACATCTGAAATGTATCCCTTTTCAAAAACAGGTGGCCTTGGTGATGTCATGGGGGCTTTGCCTCCGGCAATCCATGCCAAGGGAGTAAAAACCGCAGTCATAACCCCTTTTTACGGGCGTATGAATCTTGCCGGTCACAAATTGCGTCTGGTTTATTCCGATCTTCACGTAGGCTATCCGTGGCCCTCCACAACAGCGGAAATCTACCAGACCGAGTATGAAGGTGTTTCAGTATATTTTGTTTCCCGCGGTGAGTATTTTGACCGCCGACATTATTACAATACCCACACCGGCGATTATTTTGATAATTGCGAGCGGTTTATTTTTTTCTGCAAAGCCGTGCTGAAATGGGCGCGCCTGCTGCCTTCGCCTCCGGCAGTGATTCATTCACATGACTGGCAGTCGGCGCTTGTGCCTCCTTATCTTTATTTTGAGCGGAGGACGGACTCTTTCTGGAAAAATACCAGAAGTGTAACAACGATCCATAACCTTGCCTTCCAGGGCCGTTTTTCAGAAAGGCTTTTTCATGAATCCGGGTTGCCTGAGGAAGCGTGGGCCATGCACGGGGCAGAATTTTACGGTGACTTGAATATGCTTAAGGCCAGCGTCGCTTACAGTGACGGCGTGACTACGGTCAGCCCTTCCTACGCGGAAGAGATTCTGGAACCTGAATTCGGTTGCGGACTGGAAGGATTTCTGAACAGCCAGACCCACAAGCTGCTCGGTATCCTGAATGGTGCGGATTATTCTGTCTGGGATCCTTGTGAGGATATGTTCCTGCCCTGTTGTTACAGTGCCGAAGATGTTAGCGGAAAACAGGAATGTAAGCGGAGCATGCTACGTGATTTTTACATGTCCGATCAGCTGGAAGATAAGCCGGTACTCGGTTTTATCGGCCGTTTGCGGGACCAGAAAGGCATTGACTTGCTTATTGACATCCTGCCGAGGCTGATGGAGAAAGATATAGGTGTAATTGTACTGGGCGAGGGTGACCTCGGTTACGAAGCGCGGCTGCTGGAGTTTATGGAAGAATATCCCGGCCAGTTTTGTGTACAGGTGGG encodes the following:
- the glgA gene encoding glycogen synthase GlgA produces the protein MYPFSKTGGLGDVMGALPPAIHAKGVKTAVITPFYGRMNLAGHKLRLVYSDLHVGYPWPSTTAEIYQTEYEGVSVYFVSRGEYFDRRHYYNTHTGDYFDNCERFIFFCKAVLKWARLLPSPPAVIHSHDWQSALVPPYLYFERRTDSFWKNTRSVTTIHNLAFQGRFSERLFHESGLPEEAWAMHGAEFYGDLNMLKASVAYSDGVTTVSPSYAEEILEPEFGCGLEGFLNSQTHKLLGILNGADYSVWDPCEDMFLPCCYSAEDVSGKQECKRSMLRDFYMSDQLEDKPVLGFIGRLRDQKGIDLLIDILPRLMEKDIGVIVLGEGDLGYEARLLEFMEEYPGQFCVQVGYTEDLAHGIQAGADIFLMPSRYEPCGLTQIYALRFGTPPVATSVGGLRDTITPYPAADATGFTFATPDADLFFEAVMQAVEAWHDREEWEKMVKRAMLKAFTWDKSAGEYIKLYRELGARL